The genomic stretch AAATTAGCCACCGAATAAAAATACATAGaaatccactctctctctctctctctctctctcgctcgtccCGATGGCGGGTGACGCCGCCGCTGCGGGGAAGCCATCGGGTCCGCCGGCGACCCTCGATTTCGTAATCCGGCACTGGAGACCGGTTTCCTCCGCCGCCAGGGAGCCGTCCCTACGGCGACGCCAGCCTGCGAACCGACTGGGGGCGCTCGACCTGGGGCTCCCCACCCCCAATGGCGGCGGCGACGTACAACGCGACCCTATGGCGATGGAGCGCGGGACGAGGTACACTAGCCTAAGGGACCTCATGGACTCGCCGCTGCCGACGCCACCGGCCACCAAGGTAGCCGGGGAGATCCGGATCAAGAACCGCCTCGTGAAGCGGGCGGCGTACGCGTACCTCCagccggcgtcgtcgctggcggaGTCGGACCGCCGCCGATCGCTCCGCCGGGCCCTTGCCGTCCTCGGCTGCGGCCTAGCCGCGGAGCCGCTTTTCACCTGCTTCGTCTTCCTCACCCACTTCTTCTGCCGCCCGCGGCGTCGACTCTTCTAACGGCATCGCTAAAGCCGttccctttttttattttgtatgatttattctttttttctgcttcatgtaaagaaaaaaaaaagcgcaCGAAAATAGAATTGCCAATTAATTTTAATGAAGACATGGGCGATGGAGTGACGACGTGAGTCCGTGAAACAAAGATGAGCAATGACGATCATCTGATCATGATCCGACGGGTGAGATTGGTCGATGCGGTAGAGTTTGTTTCTTTGTGTTCGTTCTTTTGTCACTAATtcattttctgcgtgtatattttTCAGGACAGAATTCGctgtaattaaataaattaaattgattattgattcttaaaagaatataaaaagatttatattaaatgtaaaaaaaatatagatattatATAAATCGTCATATAAATACATAAAGTTTTCAagtaaaacataaaatattttatttctatctTCCCTTTTCTTTATGTAGCTCAATAAGACCGTTGCCGCGAGCAAATGAGAAGTTACTGGGGACATCTATACCATCTTCCGAGGGCTGGATCTATCATGGTGGCTGTAGCTTCCTCCTTCCAGATATGAAGAGACAGACAGAGAGAGCGCTCATGTGCATGTGTTGTTGCTGGGGATGGATTTAGCTCTTCCTTCCATTAATCCATAAACTAGGGTTAGCGTAGCGGAGGAGAAGACGCTTAAGGACAGGGACGAACAGGCCTACCATGTGAATGATACAGTGCGGTCCCCGCAGGCAGAGTTCACGGCGCCTCAAGATCCGTGCTGTTAATACCATCGGAGCAGTCTGTAGTTCGCAGACGGACGTGTTCTCCGCGGTGGGTGTCGGCTTCCTTTGCTGCGGAGGAAGAACGAGACCTTGTTGCAGGCTTTAAGACGCGTGTAACATTGATCAGACGGCGTTGATCTAGTTGGAACTGGACGAAACAGTCCTACTTCAACGATATCATTGGTATTTTCGTGGTATGTTAATATATCGTTGCAAGCTTTAAGATGCGTGTAGCCTTGATCAGACGGTGTTGATCTAGTGTAAGAGAATTGCACGAAACATTCatgcttttctctctctctctctctctctctctctatatatatatatatatatatatatatatatatatatatatatactaataataataataataataataagaatgatAACAACATTAATCCATTAAGAGTAATATTATGCATATAAAATGATATGGATGAATCCTGACACCCTAAGTTTCTTCCGTCACGTAAACAATATCTAAACGAGGGTCGGAAGTCACCTACTCTCTATGACCACTGATAGAAGGTCACGTCACTTGTCTCGACTTTTCGAAATGAGTCCGTAGGAATCATTCCTCATCGATCCCGTGACTAGGAAAATAAACTTGACTCCACATCAATTGTCGACGGCATAGTCCGATTTCATCGATCTTCCCTTTCGAATGAGTAAGGAGGGGACCATACCCTGCTTGACCCAAAGAAGTAAGAAAGATCGATCGGAGGCATCGTCCTGACAGTCCCCATACATTATCCTTGCGAGCACTTGTCGGTAAGCCACCTGTATTAACTGTTTTCGTTAGAGAGTCGAGTCTCCAGAAATGACCGTCACTAATTCGTTTCTACCAAAGCAGACACCTTCAGTTCCTCAGTGGTACTTACGAACTGCTTATGTATGGTGTTCACAAGCTGTGGGATGGCAATAATGCCGGGGTAATATATCCTGACCTGTGACTATTGTTTGCTTCTTGAGTGATTTCAGTACATGTTTCTGTTTCTGTTTTATCGATTGCATTCAACTGAAGCTATTATATCCAcgaaatttaaatactttttctttctttgctttACCATTCATTTTCTCAAGGATGGTGGATTTATTGATTATTGTGAATTCTCTTCATTTTCGTGAAACTTATTTGCTTACAATAGTCGAACACGATatcttcatttttttgttttgttttgcccACTGCAGAAGAAGTGCAAAGGCAGTCAGAGTGACATGTTCGAGCGGCAATTCCTTTCTTCCATTGTCTTCAACCTCAGCTTCTGAAAACTTCTTTGGTATTTGAATAATGTGCCTATGCTGCCACTGTTATCATGTATTTTTGCAGTTTCAAACAACCGATGTCATTTGCTTTTGCTCCGACGAGAATTGGAATAGAAGGTTTTGCAAATTTTGGACTAAATGCAGAGGAAGCACACATCTGCAGAGCCACAAGGAATTTTACTTGCAGCTAAGAAAGAACTAAGAGCAGAGGAAGCAGGCTAACTGCGACTGGAACTGTGTTTGCCGCAACTGGAGTTAGATTAATGTATATGGAGATTGATGCTGACAATTCCTGGTGGTAGACATCCATGACAATTCCTCTCAGTATTCTTAGTACATTTTGAACAGAGGAAGACGAAGAATAATGTATGTATCATGTATCAGGTTAGTCATAATGGACGAGCATGATTGCCACTTCCAAGCGACATGAATCTAGACCAAGACATCACTCTGGTTGTGTTGTGGAGGATCATGTTGAGGTTGGCGAGTGTTTCTTCTCCTACTTGTTTCTTGGTTGTGGAAAGGTGTCACACTTAAATGTTACTGTCTTACCTCATTTGTTGCAGCAACATAGCAAAAATTAATAGATTTCATCAACATGAAGAGAAAAGATTGGGTGAAATCTCTTTGGAGAGGGAAAATAATAGAGTCAAAAAAGGAGAACAAAATGCTTGGAAAGATCATCAAATTATGGGGTTCTTCCTCTTCCGGCTTCTAACATTAATGAGTGCCCTGTGTTGTTAGCTAAAGAAACAGGAAAACAAACCCAACTCAAGGAGAAGCATAGTAGATATTTACAGTACACCAGTAAGTTTCATGGCCTATCTTTGCCTTCTTTGGTCAGtaaatagaagaagaaaagagaaagagaaacctGTGATCActtgtatctatctatctatctatccatccATCTATCCATATATATAATGTCTCCAAAGCTCAATTCCTAGCAGAGATCACTCGATCCATTCTGGTATGCTTTCTAGAGTAGGCCTCCACTCCATGCACCTCTCCTTGTCGCCTGCACCACTTCTGCTCTCTTCTCTTTGGATGAGAGAAGCCATGGCATCATGGGACACCCCTCCCTGTCTCAGCAtctccttcagctcctgtttcgtcACCACCAGCTTGATCCTGATGGCCCTCGCTCCTGCAGCGGCTTCTGATTCATCCCGCACCTGTTGAGCCATCAGAGGTGTTTGGTAACTTAGGATCTCTCCGTTCTTGATCGCCCTCCTCTCCTCACGAACTAAGCAGTTCCCCATGCCAACTACAACGGTGGATGCAAGGATGGGGGAGGGGAGTGCATCAGTATTTAAAAGGAAGAAGACGTGAACAATGGCACTCTAGCTTGGAATGATGTTGGAGGAATGCCCAGGACGAAAAGGACCCCCACTTAGACTCCATCAAATCGTGGGGACACAAGATTTTGATTCCAAAAGAAGAGAATCAACAACAAAACGCACACTATCTTCCATAACAAGTGCATCTCTTCCCATGATCGAATCGCTTGTCCTTCAAAGATATTCACTCTAGaaattcaaaaatatatatcaaccCAACAAAAAGATATTCTTTGGGGTTGCTGAAGTGGGTTGGATCATGCAAATATTCTGTGCCAACAAAGTGATGGAACATGAAAAGAGATCACTTTAGCAAAGCAAAAGCTCATCCATTGGGCCCCTTAGAAAGCAGAGCAATCGGAAAGATGGAATATGAAATCTATCAAGAGGAAATGTCGAAAAGAAACCTTTCATAGCAATACAAAAATGTTATAtgggaatggaagaaggatcagcTCATTAAGACTTCACTTTCACCATCGAGTGGAGGGGCAGCCACCAACTTCGCGTTAGTTGTGGTGCTGTGGATGGTTGGGAGCGAGAGGAGACGATGGAAGCATGGGCGGTGGCTTGACCACGAGGATTCACCAGTCAACCCGATGTTGCGTTCCATTGCTGGCGCAGCGTGCGTTCGTTCATGAGCATGTTCTGCATCCCAAGATATATAATCAAAACGAAGATTCGTGTATCGATCAAAACTCAGACGGATGCCGTCTCGATCATGATCGAAGAGATGGAGATGATGAGGTCACAAGGTGGTGAACATGAGACGAGCATGATTCATGCATGGAAGGGAGGCTCGGAGTGGTGGGGGGATAGGATTACGTTGTCAACACGCATGCCCGAGGAAGGTGGCTAGTGGAGCCAAGAAAACGACCGTCTTCTTTAACCATACCTACTGTTCTCACCGAAGAAGAGCACTCATCCTCACCTTGAGACTTGGCACACATGCAGTGGCCATCCTGTTGGTGCTTCTCACGAAAAAGGCTTTGGAACGGTGTGATCTCTCTACGTCTCACATCTCCGCCAAAATAATATGGAGTTGTAGTTCCCTTCCTTGTAGATCTTTGTTGCTTGGATTGTTAATTTCCGATAGACCTGTGTAGATCCTCGGTTGGGCCACCTCAAACTCATCCTCTTGTCACCGCAGAGATTTCCCCCACCACCTCTACCTCAAGGTGATAAGGTGATGCTCACCATGACGTTCGTCATTGCATCAAGCaacaacaatctctctctctctctctctctctctcggtcggCCACTACAGGATGCTATGGCCGGCGGTGGCGTGTCGTCGATGCAAGATCGCGACTTTATCTGCAGCGAAGTGGGACGGCGCCGCCTACAATCGAACATCGAGCATGCTTGAGTCTCCGCGACTCGGGCGCTTTTCAGTTTGCCGGTCGCATGCACGCACTTAACCCACCAACCCAACAGCGGACGGCAGCAGCGCAACTTTAAAGGAAACAATAAGCTCTACCGCCCTTTAAGACTTCCATCCGCGCAGAAGGTTTGTTCCGGTAATGATGGCTCTCACACTTGCCACTTCTTTAAGAACAATAAAGAAAATCCTAAAGacctttaattattttttaataataataaatgctaTATACATATTATGATACTCAATTATTGTTGttctttttttctaatatcataaaacatTCAAAGAGAAAATACACACTTCTCTTTGCTCAACAGTTGAGTTCTCAAATGGAATCAGATTCCCATGCGTTTGAAGGATCATCTCTGGAAGTGGAGGAAGTAGATCACCGCTTGTGGCAATCTTCTATGCTTGAGCTTTAGATAACATTGCAGCAAGAAGAAAGCCTGGAAGCCACCATCTACCACCACACCTCGTAAAGCAGCAATTCACAGAAATCAACATGCTTCTTTCCATGGTCGACACATTATTTTTTCATTGCAAGACTACGAGTACAGAACCGCACCAATTACTACAAAGAGCAAGTGAATATAATAAATGCTCTAGACAAATTGATGTGTCCATACTTGACCAAGTGAGGCTCAATCTGAAGTATCAAAAACTTAAGTCGCAACTACTCGATTACACGACCAAACATCATGTACCAATTCCTACAGAATCGGGTGCGATTAAAGTTCTCCTAGGTATTAGTGGCTCTAGTGTAGATTTGTTGGCTTGCATGGGCAGATACCATCCTGATACCACCCCTTGCCATCAGATCCTTGATTGCTCTCCTTGCTAGTGATCCATTAATCTGAAAAAACAAAATAGGAAAAATATTATCTGAGCTCAATTCATGGTAATGCATATTGTAACAAAATCCCAAACTTCAAAAAAGAGCAAAGAGAAATGAGTTATTAGTCACCAAATCattacaagaaaattaaaaatatcacCATTAGTGCCAAATATGACTAACGTCAAGCATCCAAAATGGTGTTACCATGGCATGAATAATATTAAAGAAGCAGCAGCCACAAAAGCCACATTGTCATATAACTTCCAAGCAAGTCAACACACAAAATTTCAaaatagatttttaaaaatatgaacCATAATTAGGTcgaaaagaagaaaacaattcATTTGCAGAAATCCATTCATAAGTATAAGGAACCACTACTATAAGAGAAACCTTAATCGAGATTATAGTTAGTGAAATGAAGCAaatatttgaagaaaaaaaaaaagtaaatatttgAAACCGCTCTGTGTCACATTAGGTGACAGTGCATGCCACCACCATATATAGATTAATAAACAAAAGTAAAGCAATTTAGTGAATCTGGTAAAACATCAGTTCCACTTATTGAAGGACATGCTAGTCAAAGTTACGGTAGTTCTCGATGACATGCTCTCAAGTATACAGCTCCATGTTTTTTAACTACCAGCTAGAGATGTCACTTTCATAAACATTGACAGTATCCAACAAAGCAACTAAAAATAAACTACACAGGCACATGAATATACATGATAAACTACCATTGCCAACTACAGTCAATCAAGTTGTTTTTTCTCCCTCCTCTCATTAGCACAAAGTGTAAAGTCTATCAACACATATCGAGCTATTAGCAGAAAATTGGATCCCATAAACTAGACTGTAcacttgataaatattttaaagaacAAATCGGATAACATAAAGGATCCATTGCACTAACACTCAGGCTTCTGCCCAATACATAGTCTTAAGGAGGAACAATACTAATATGCTGAGTAATATTACTCTGACACCATGGGTTCGAGATAATCAATTTAGCCTATTTTATAGTATTCAAAGTTAAATAAGTATGATTCATTCTTTTAATGTTTAATTTTTaagctctttttctctttttggatGATTTGGATCTGCAAGTACAAATAGGATTCACATTATTATTCCATGTGAAATTGTAACTTGTAAAGCTTAAGGAAAATTTCTAAGAACATCAGACAGACAAGGCAATATGAAAGTAAGAAACCATG from Musa acuminata AAA Group cultivar baxijiao chromosome BXJ1-3, Cavendish_Baxijiao_AAA, whole genome shotgun sequence encodes the following:
- the LOC135635872 gene encoding uncharacterized protein LOC135635872; the encoded protein is MGNCLVREERRAIKNGEILSYQTPLMAQQVRDESEAAAGARAIRIKLVVTKQELKEMLRQGGVSHDAMASLIQREESRSGAGDKERCMEWRPTLESIPEWIE